The following are encoded in a window of Rosa chinensis cultivar Old Blush chromosome 4, RchiOBHm-V2, whole genome shotgun sequence genomic DNA:
- the LOC112196196 gene encoding two-pore potassium channel 5, which produces MMPEQKQPDAWEGERANLNSQISVLTAKVKSLENKLVIDNNAWAAQKVRSEGTYKAQIENLGAINLKLCGDIRKLEQRLVKGSSDAAQLYKKEKKLEKIEARQKREEESLGDRKRVLEHQLKAFERTTQAVRSFAFFGRDTPDTDLGFISSGWIIFMAFSHMMFGLVCFGFLGDRTYDTFVAAYYTSSVTVYTVGFGDVTPPLVYAWIIDLMSILAQFAPIIVSFWVRHVAQRLDRRYLSDIQTAQRRHLFRLFAAFSTIMVTIGLTMLGIYVFERDRPIVDPCRSCSCPCPCPSPSPSPSHSGISSTHDLGILQIIHLAMMIVTTVGYGDLAFSTISGRLFATFWIPICVPLFAAATSYLVEAIIHYSRKRPMIGIV; this is translated from the exons ATGATGCCAGAACAAAAGCAGCCTGATGCTTGGGAAGGGGAGCGGGCTAACCTTAACAGCCAGATATCCGTGTTGACTGCAAAGGTGAAGAGCTTAGAAAATAAGCTGGTTATTGATAACAATGCATGGGCAGCGCAGAAGGTTCGCAGTGAGGGAACTTACAAAGCCCAAATAGAGAATTTGGGGGCTATAAATCTGAAGTTATGTGGGGATATACGCAAGCTTGAGCAGAGGCTAGTGAAAGGTAGTAGCGATGCTGCTCAGCTTTATAAAAAGGAGAAGAAGCTTGAGAAGATAGAGGCGCGTcagaagagggaagaagaaTCACTTGGGGACAGGAAAAGGGTTCTTGAGCATCAGCTTAAAGCATTTGAGAGGACGACTCAGGCGGTGCGCTCTTTCGCCTTCTTTGGCCGTGATACCCC GGATACCGACCTAGGATTCATTTCATCTGGGTGGATCATTTTTATGGCCTTTAGTCATATGATGTTTGGATTggtatgttttggatttttagGAGATCGCACCTATGACACTTTTGTCGCTGCATATTATACCTCATCTGTTACGGTGTATACAGTGGGATTTGGTGATGTTACCCCTCCGTTAGTCTACGCTTGGATTATTGATTTGATGTCGATTCTCGCACAGTTTGCTCCCATTATCGTTTCTTTCTGGGTGCGTCACGTAGCACAGAGATTAGACCGGAGATATCTATCTGATATACAGACTGCACAGCGGAGGCATCTCTTTCGACTATTTGCAGCTTTTTCCACGATCATGGTGACCATTGGTTTGACGATGCTGGGCATCTATGTTTTTGAGAGAGATCGACCCATAGTTGATCCATGTCGTTCATGTTCATGTCCATGTCCAtgtccatctccatctccatctccatctcattCCGGCATTTCTTCTACACATGACTTGGGCATTTTGCAGATCATTCACTTGGCTATGATGATCGTGACTACAGTGGGATACGGAGATCTTGCTTTTTCGACTATTTCTGGGAGACTATTCGCCACATTTTGGATTCCCATCTGTGTTCCCTTGTTTGCTGCAGCGACATCATATCTTGTGGAGGCTATCATACACTATTCTAGAAAGCGACCTATGATAGGTATCGTTTGA
- the LOC121052649 gene encoding uncharacterized protein LOC121052649, translating to MQQHDFSHQNFSPHVSYTNSENYSQQSYSDNNGKNSFSRPHISNNKSYNTGQSYSGSVVCQICEKPGEMQVLYGGPQVQGYSQIPVTREDDNGSKTNIENTQNVSQDEYVSTSKEKQEVVSKEVSKEKIESESENGDEGNQPEKFMEESSDEKDTFPFELCLPDEDSLITVVDYKDMVERNQVKADGVSLSAAVDSSSKPMDSKIGIQDANSSQVYKSEAINDVSDMSSSSSMSNDMYKPHKVNGVRWEAIQAVRDHDGMLGLNHFKLLNSKHNTQGVGLSHLKNKKVDSSATTSICSCSRAGSEEKENSDLNKDAAENKAFIPPYSIPSKWQQAILKEIDTLLIQGTWQLPCTSLERPLLNCRQACRPMKLWQLPLISPG from the coding sequence ATGCAGCAACATGACTTCTCACATCAAAACTTCTCCCCACATGTGAGCTACACTAATAGTGAGAATTACTCCCAGCAAAGCTATTCTGATAACAATGGCAAGAACAGCTTCAGTAGACCAcacatcagcaacaacaaaagttacaaCACCGGTCAAAGTTACTCGGGCTCAGTTGTTTGTCAGATTTGTGAAAAACCGGGGGAAATGCAAGTACTCTATGGTGGTCCTCAAGTGCAGGGCTACTCTCAGATTCCTGTAACAAGAGAAGATGACAATGGCAGTAAAACCAATATTGAAAATACTCAAAATGTTTCACAAGACGAGTATGTGAGTACAAGTAAAGAAAAACAGGAAGTGGTTTCAAAGGAGGTTTCTAAGGAGAAGATTGAGTCTGAAAGTGAGAATGGTGATGAGGGAAATCAGCCAGAGAAGTTTATGGAGGAGAGCTCTGATGAAAAAGACACTTTTCCATTTGAACTTTGCTTGCCTGATGAGGATAGCTTAATTACAGTGGTTGATTACAAGGATATGGTTGAGCGAAATCAAGTCAAAGCTGATGGAGTAAGCCTAAGTGCAGCAGTTGATAGTTCTAGTAAGCCGATGGACTCAAAAATTGGAATCCAAGATGCAAACTCTTCTCAGGTCTACAAAAGTGAAGCCATTAATGACGTTAGTGATATGAGCAGCTCCAGTAGTATGAGCAATGACATGTACAAGCCCCACAAGGTGAATGGTGTAAGATGGGAAGCGATTCAAGCTGTCCGAGATCATGATGGGATGCTGGGTTTGAATCATTTCAAGTTGTTGAACAGTAAACACAATACTCAAGGAGTTGGGTTGTCACATCTCAAAAACAAGAAAGTTGATTCGTCTGCTACAACATCAATCTGTTCATGTTCTAGGGCAGGATCAGAGGAGAAAGAAAATAGTGACTTGAATAAGGATGCTGCAGAAAACAAGGCATTTATCCCTCCATATTCAATTCCCTCTAAATGGCAACAAGCTATACTCAAAGAAATTGACACTTTGTTGATACAAGGCACGTGGCAGCTTCCTTGTACTTCTCTTGAAAGACCTCTACTGAACTGTAGGCAGGCTTGTCGGCCTATGAAGCTATGGCAATTACCACTCATTTCTCCTGGTTGA